Proteins found in one Triticum urartu cultivar G1812 chromosome 4, Tu2.1, whole genome shotgun sequence genomic segment:
- the LOC125552207 gene encoding G-type lectin S-receptor-like serine/threonine-protein kinase At2g19130 has product MYYCGWSLVILCTLPYDRARAAQHSTTPPPVNEEHLLPGVPLVQFRLQVRTVTAMLVIFSGRQCPGMASWCKLGLLLLLQSLSSSAAAAGSISLSVGESITGNRTLVSEGGKFELGFFSPAGDSNYYVGIWYKKIPVQTVIWVMNRDRPVSDPSSSELTLAPDGKLVLLLNENQQKRPVWSSASHARTSNGPVVAALLDSGNLVLRGRQPGNSSEVMWQSFEHPTDTLVPGGWVGLNKSSGAYQALVSWRSAVDPSTGLYMDWVDPSGSGQYTFSWNGTTVYHRVGASSGQRFASVPEMGMSSRYKYTSVNNDEEVSFSFEVVNPSTLSRMVMSPHGQLTMFDWSSESGQWLLHWATPTSPCDVYSVCGPFGLCDVASSQYCRCLPAFDAASPGDWSGGCARKTSLYCSNGTSPDGFLPVQNVKLPSSYFSDADAAGSSGDCGSACLRNCSCTAYAYSGGGCLVWGGDLRNIQQVTDGEAGSSTLFLRVAAADLAAASNHGGASANERDVILVASSVSFLTILCLFVFVCWRHRRLKTVRHDGSLLVFSHGHLARCTDNFSQKLGMGSFGSVYKGTLRDGDHTAVAVKRLEGSAQGEKQFRAEVRTLGTIHHVNLVRLRGFCATRRERLLVYDYMPNGSLASAMAGPSFGLLDWGTRFGIMAGVARGLAYLHEQCQERIVHCDVKPENILLDAAFHPKVADFGMAKLIGRDFSHALTTARGTVGYLAPEWVQGLPITPKADVYSYGMTLLELVSGRRNRDAGGRGAGHFPLWAATKVSEGQFVALLDERLAGDADVVELGRACSVACWCIQQSEAMRPTMGQVVQVLEGSLMVGAAPVPRHLEVFCAEDSRTL; this is encoded by the coding sequence ATGTACTACTGTGGCTGGTCTTTGGTCATCTTGTGCACACTCCCATATGACCGTGCCCGTGCAGCACAACACAGCACCACGCCACCACCTGTCAATGAAGAGCACTTACTACCTGGAGTACCACTTGTGCAGTTCAGACTTCAGGTCCGAACGGTCACGGCGATGCTGGTCATTTTCTCCGGCCGACAGTGCCCGGGCATGGCCTCTTGGTGCAAACTCGGTCTCCTCCTCTTGCTCCAGAGTCTGAGCTCCTCTGCCGCCGCGGCAGGCTCTATCTCGCTCTCCGTGGGAGAATCTATCACCGGGAACCGGACGCTGGTTTCGGAGGGAGGCAAGTTTGAGCTGGGCTTCTTCTCTCCGGCCGGCGACTCCAACTACTACGTTGGCATATGGTACAAGAAGATCCCGGTGCAGACCGTCATTTGGGTGATGAACAGGGACCGCCCTGTCTCCGACCCATCGTCCTCGGAGCTGACGCTAGCTCCGGACGGCAAGCTCGTCCTCCTCCTAAACGAGAACCAGCAGAAGAGGCCAGTCTGGTCGTCGGCCAGTCACGCACGTACGAGCAACGGGCCCGTCGTGGCGGCGCTCCTCGACAGCGGGAACCTCGTTCTGCGGGGCCGCCAGCCGGGCAACTCGTCGGAGGTCATGTGGCAGAGCTTCGAGCACCCGACCGACACGCTCGTGCCGGGCGGCTGGGTCGGGCTGAACAAGAGCAGCGGCGCGTACCAGGCGCTCGTGTCATGGAGAAGCGCCGTCGACCCATCCACGGGATTGTACATGGACTGGGTCGACCCGTCCGGGTCCGGCCAGTACACCTTCTCGTGGAACGGCACGACCGTGTACCACCGCGTCGGCGCGTCGAGCGGCCAGCGCTTCGCCTCCGTGCCGGAGATGGGCATGTCGTCTAGGTACAAGTACACCTCCGTCAACAACGATGAGGAGGTCAGCTTCTCCTTTGAGGTGGTCAACCCCTCTACCCTGTCGAGGATGGTGATGAGCCCGCACGGGCAGCTCACCATGTTCGACTGGTCCAGCGAGTCCGGGCAGTGGCTGCTCCACTGGGCGACTCCCACGTCGCCATGCGACGTGTATTCCGTGTGCGGGCCCTTCGGGCTGTGCGACGTGGCAAGCTCGCAGTACTGCCGGTGCTTGCCGGCGTTCGACGCCGCGTCGCCGGGGGATTGGAGCGGCGGCTGCGCGAGGAAGACGAGCTTGTACTGCAGCAATGGCACGTCGCCCGATGGGTTCCTTCCGGTACAAAACGTGAAGCTGCCGAGCAGTTATTTCTCCGATGCTGATGCTGCCGGTAGCTCCGGAGATTGCGGGTCGGCGTGCTTGAGAAACTGCTCTTGCACGGCGTATGCGTACAGTGGTGGTGGTTGCTTGGTGTGGGGTGGTGATCTCAGGAACATTCAGCAGGTCACCGACGGCGAAGCCGGCTCGTCCACTCTGTTCCTCCGAGTCGCCGCCGCCGATCTTGCTGCCGCCAGTAACCATGGCGGCGCGTCAGCAAATGAACGCGACGTCATCCTGGTCGCGTCTTCGGTATCTTTTCTCACGATACTCTGCTTGTTCGTCTTCGTTTGCTGGAGGCATCGTCGCTTGAAAACTGTGCGGCACGACGGCTCTCTTTTGGTGTTCAGCCACGGCCATCTGGCGCGGTGCACGGACAACTTCTCCCAGAAGCTGGGCATGGGGAGCTTCGGCTCCGTGTACAAGGGGACGCTCCGTGACGGTGACCACACCGCGGTGGCCGTCAAGAGGCTCGAGGGATCGGCGCAGGGGGAGAAGCAGTTCCGCGCCGAGGTGAGGACCCTCGGCACGATCCACCACGTCAATCTCGTGCGCCTTCGCGGGTTCTGCGCGACGAGGCGCGAGCGGCTGCTGGTGTACGACTACATGCCCAACGGCTCCCTGGCGTCCGCCATGGCCGGCCCGAGCTTCGGACTGCTGGACTGGGGCACCAGGTTTGGGATCATGGCCGGCGTCGCCAGGGGCCTCGCCTACCTCCACGAGCAGTGCCAGGAGCGCATCGTGCACTGCGATGTGAAGCCGGAGAACATACTCCTGGACGCGGCCTTCCACCCCAAGGTGGCCGACTTCGGCATGGCGAAGCTCATCGGGCGGGACTTCAGCCACGCGCTGACCACGGCGCGGGGCACGGTGGGGTACCTGGCGCCGGAGTGGGTCCAGGGCCTGCCCATCACGCCCAAGGCGGACGTGTACAGCTACGGCATGACGCTGCTGGAGCTCGTTTCCGGGCGGAGGAACCGGGACGCCGGCGGCCGCGGCGCGGGCCACTTCCCGCTCTGGGCGGCCACCAAGGTCAGCGAGGGGCAGTTTGTCGCGCTCTTGGACGAGAGGCTGGCGGGGGACGCAGACGTGGTCGAGCTGGGCCGGGCGTGCAGCGTCGCGTGCTGGTGCATACAGCAGAGCGAGGCGATGAGGCCGACCATGGGGCAGGTGGTGCAGGTTCTGGAGGGGTCGCTCATGGTGGGGGCTGCGCCCGTGCCCAGACATCTGGAGGTGTTCTGTGCGGAGGATTCACGCACGCTCTGA